Genomic DNA from Flavobacterium sp. N502540:
GTTTCACGAAATGATGGCCAATTCATTAACCACAGCGGCATATGCAAAATTATCTTCTGCTTTAAAAGAGGAGCACAATGTTACCATACTGAACCCTTTAAGCAGTGATTTATCGACTATGCGTCAATCTTTGCTGTTTTCAGGTTTAGAAGCTATTTCGTATAACATCAACAGAAGGAATTCAGATTTAAAATTATTTGAATTTGGTAAAACGTATCATAAATACCTTAACGGATATGAGGAGCACAAACACCTTACTTTGTTAATTTCAGGAAACAGAAACAAAGAAAGCTGGACGAATCCTCAAAAAGCAACTGATTTCTTTTTATTAAAAGGATATGTAAGAGGTGTATTATCACGTTTAGGAATTGATAAAATTACCAATGCTCCGGTACAATCGGATGTTTTCGCAGAAGGAACGGCAATTTGCTACAATAGCGAGACTTTAGTAGAAATAGGAGTTGTTAAAAAATCAATATTGAAACATTTCGGAATCAAACAAGATGTTTACTTTGCTGATTTTAACTGGGATTTGATTCTAAAAATCATTACCGGAAAAATTAAATATACCGAAATTCCAAAATATCCTGAAGTTCGAAGAGATTTGGCTTTACTGATTGATAAAAGTACCACTTACGAGAGTATTTTCAATCTTGCGAGACAAACAGAGAAGTCACTTTTAAAAGATATCAACCTGTTTGATGTCTATGAAGGAAACAAACTTCCGGAAGGCAAAAAATCGTATGCTTTGAGTTTTACCATTCAGGATAACACTAAAACGCTTACAGATGCTCAAATTGACAAAATCATGTCGAAATTACAGCAGACTTTCGAAACTGAACTTGGAGCAACCTTGAGATAAAGAATAATTCCAATATACTATAAATCCCAATTCTGAATCTAATTTAGAATTGGGATTTTTTTTATCTGTTTTTAAATTTTACTCTTTAGACAATTTTACTAGTTTGAGAGAGGATATAAGATTTTTGATTAACGATTGATGATTTCGGATACCAAGGACGATACAAAACCGACAGCCTTACCGCTAGCAGCATAAAATCAGAAATCAAAAATCGTTAATCTAAATTCTAAAATCTACTTAATAGTTGATCGCAGCAAATATTGGATAGTTGCTAATTTTCTCTCTTCCGTTTAAAAAGCCAAGCTCCATCAGGAAGTTGCATTGTACGATCTCCCCTCCTAGTTGTTCTACCAATTCACAAACGGCTTTTGCGGTTCCTCCTGTGGCCAAAACATCATCGTGAATCAAAACCCTGTCTCCTTTCTTTATGGCGTCTGTGTGCATCTCTAAACTGTCTGTGCCGTATTCGAGTTCGTACGAAGCCGAAATCGTGTCGTATGGCAGCTTATTTGGCTTCCTTACGGGAACAAAGCCCGCGTCTAATTCCTGTGCCAGTAATATCCCAAAGAAAAAACCACGACTTTCGGCTCCCACCACTTTATCGATTTTTTGCCCTTTTAAAGATTCCGCCAGAATATGAACGGTTTCTTTTCTCGCAATTGGGTCATTTAGCAACGGAGTGATGTCTTTGAACAAAATTTCTTTTTTCGGAAATCCTTGAATATCACGTATATATTTTTTAATCTGCATTTTTTTTTATTTTTATATTATTTCATGCTTGCATATCTCACATTTATGCCTATCTTTGCACCCGCAATAAGCAATCAACAAAGCTACTGAAAAATAGCCAGATTGAAAAGCAAAAAGGCCTCGTGGCGCAACTGAATAGCGCATCTGATTACGGCTCAGAAGGTTACTGGTTTGAATCCAGTCGAGGTCACTAATAAAGGCAAAGGATAAAAATTATCTTTTGTCTTTTTTTTTCTCTTCAATTCCTTATTGATGAAATAGACATATGCTTATCTTTGCGCCCGCAATAAGCAATCAATAAAGCTACTGAAAAATAGCCAAATTGAAAAAAATAAAAAGGCCTCGTGGCGCAACTGAATAGCGCATCTGATTACGGCTCAGAAGGTTACTGGTTTGAATCCAGTCGAGGTCACAAACTTAAAATCCCATTTCTAATGAAATGGGATTTTTTTTTGACCTTTTTATATCGATTTAATCAGTTAATACCTCTAAAAACAAATGGTTTGGTTGTCCTGTAGAGTTGACCTTACTGGATTCAAACCGCTCCTCAACACTGTAAAACATTAGACTTACAAATTTCTTATCTTTATGTTAACAATAATTTTAGTTTTATGGAATTTGACAATGAA
This window encodes:
- a CDS encoding adenine phosphoribosyltransferase translates to MQIKKYIRDIQGFPKKEILFKDITPLLNDPIARKETVHILAESLKGQKIDKVVGAESRGFFFGILLAQELDAGFVPVRKPNKLPYDTISASYELEYGTDSLEMHTDAIKKGDRVLIHDDVLATGGTAKAVCELVEQLGGEIVQCNFLMELGFLNGREKISNYPIFAAINY